Below is a genomic region from Sorghum bicolor cultivar BTx623 chromosome 9, Sorghum_bicolor_NCBIv3, whole genome shotgun sequence.
ATTCTTCTGCCCACGGACATCCCGATCAGTTTGCTGGTAGCTCCCATGAAACTTGATCAGCTGAACAGCACTCTCGTTGATATTTGGGGCCTCTGAGACCAACTCCTCGTTCAAAGGGTACCTGAGAAAATTGCTCTTTTCCTTTATTATCTCAACCTTGCTTCGCTTAACTTCAGAAGCATCCTTCTTCGCAGGCTGCAGGCATGATTTACAGTTCGAATTGTCAGAAAATTCCATGACTGCAACTGCATACATTTTCCAGTAAATAAACTAAATTGGCATTGCATACTCTAAACAAGGTTCTAAGTTTTAACCGACATTCCAGGGGGTATAGGCTAATGTAATGCAAAGGCAGTTTTATTTTGGGGAAAGTTTATCAATGTTTCGAAACAGAACATTTCCCACTGAAGACAAAAGTCAAAGCTTTACCTCACTTCGTTCGAACTTCGAAGCCATTCTAGTATAAAATGGCAATACGGGAAAGTACAACTAATCTAAACAATTTTGCCTCCTTAATTAATATATAGTGAATGGCGCAACAAAAATCAAGATACACTCAATCTAAGTACAGTATCTAACACCACCACCACTGGACATTTTAACGGAATGGACATATTCACCAGCAGGCACCAGCATCAACTCAAATGAGTCGTAAATAACGCAAAAGTAAACTCGAAAAAAAAAACGCCCAGGACCGCATGTCCAATTGTCCAAATCACATTTCAGATTTCATAGTACTATCATTTTCAGCAAAGCATCCCTACTCCTTAATTAATTCCCTTAAAAAAAAGGAACCCATGATCCCGTAGAAATGGCGGCGCCCCGAACAGGAATCTCTCCCGTCGAAAGCTCGAAACCAAGAGACACATACTCACCGCGGAGACGGCGCGTATGCTGCCCGCggacgcgccgccgccgcctggctGGGCCGCGGCGGGTGGCGCCACCCGGATCGGCCTCCCGAGCATCCGCGACCTGGGGAGCTGCGCCGCCGCGCCCCGGAAGCCGGGGAACTCGGCTCCTCTGATCGCCGCCGACATCGCTGGAGCCCGGAAGAAGGTGGTGGCCGTGCGGagttgcggcggcggcggagtagcTGCGACTGACGAGCGAGGATATATTTGTCCGCGTTCGCTCGCAGTGTCGAGGGGTCGTGGCTCGCAGACGACGGGTACGGTGCTTTTATTGGGGCGGCAGGTCCCCACCGGGTGCATGTGGGTGGAGATCACTCGCGTGGACGCGGTCCATGGGAAATGCTCGACGTCGTATTGGCGATGGTATCGGAGGGGCCGGTGCGTCAGTGATCCATAGGAACCACGGTGTACGCACGCGGTGCGGGATGGGGTGGCGAAGACACGAACGGCAGTGGTGAAGCATCGCGGCTGTCCACACCTGACGACTGTGGAGGCCACGCGTCCCGTGCCAGCCACTGACAAGTGGACTACGGTCATGGTAACCCAGCCTGTCAGTCACACAAGGGAGTGCTCCCGGTGCCTCGTAGCGTATAGCACTCGCACTGCCTGGTCGTAGTAGTAGGCACGAGGCGGCCAAGATGCGCCCTGCACTTGCAGGCGTGCTCGGCGGCTCTGGATTGGCCCGGCATCGTGCGGGTGCATTGAACCTGGACGTCTTTTTCCGTTGCCAAAAGCTGGATTCCCCTCTCCTTCCTCGCCTCCCTTTCTCCTTCCGCGCCCGCAGCCGCACCGCACGACAGAAAAGTGAGGTCAGAAATGAGATCAGGGGCCAAATCTATTCTCTGTGTGGCCCGTGGGCCGGGATCTCGTGTGGCAGCTTGCACTCTGTTCCTGCCGTGATGCCGCGACGCAGCGACGGCGAGTGGCCTCCTCGTCTCGGGATGTTTGGTCTGGAATATTAAAATTTAATACATAATgtagtattttattttatttaataattaatatttaataatagactaattaggcttaaaaatttGTCTCTTAAAATTATTCTCTAgttgtatttttagttttgtaaataatctatatttactaCTCTAAAATATCCAAATATTCGATATAATGGGTGATAAAAAAATTGAAAGAAACCGAACAGGGCCTCGTCTCGTTGTGCCTCCTGTCTCTCGGGCCTTATATATTTCTATCCAAAATActtttagattttgatattataacattttcatttgtatttgataattattgtccaattatagactaactaaacttaaaagatttaaCTCACAAATtagaaattacagataaattgtataattaattattttttatttatatttaatggttTATATATATGCTGTAAGATTCAATTTtacgagaaattttgaaaagttttagattttaggGTGAAGCCCACACTCTCTTGTGCTTGGATACGGGGCACACGGCCACGCAACGGATAAAATGTACAGTGGGATTTGCAACCCCGTTTCGAGGAAATTTTGCGGATCATTGGCGGCGTGTCACGGTGGCGGCTGAGTGCGTATGTGCATACTGCATGCACGGGCGCAGCCGGTGCTGATTCTCTGCGCCACAGAGCTGAGCCCGGGCTCCGCGTATTGTTGTGTTTCTTTTCCTTTTGCGGGGGATGCCTAGTGCTTTCAAAGTGTCAACGGGTCGGCCGTCGGCGTCACCACCACCCGTTTCGCTTTCAGAGAGTGCACGTCAAGATCTTGGCAAAAGTGAGTACGGATAACtagataagagcatctccaataacttggtatttcaacatgctatcctaccaaatttgctaaaagtATAAAAATtctcctccaacaactccttatctcaacttgctcaatttcccaagttgctatccagaggtttctactgccgagattgtcaagttgctatcccgagcgcaacttgttggagacacatattcttttaccaagtgagcggatcctatctgtcatcctctatttttaccaagtgagaatagcaacttataccctgtttagttccccacccaaattgttttcatccatcccatcgaatctttggacacatgcatggaacattaaatgtacataaaaaataaactaattacacagtttggttgaaaatcgcgagacaaatcttttaagtctagttactccatgattagccttaagtgctacagtaacccacatgcttaatagatttgtcttgcagtttcctgacgtgctatgtaatttgtttttttattagtttctaaaaacccctcccgacatccttccgacacatccgatgtgacatccaaaaaattttcatttccaatctaaacaaggccttattggagacacatccttttttcttttgctaaacaaattagcaacttgctataactcaagatttgacaagtgaatttgTTGGAGAGTTTTTTTGGGCAGAGGACATCTGAGTTCTTACCGCTCATGTCCGAGGCCGTTTGGATCAAAGGATTTTCATAGAAAGTTAAAGAAAACCAAAATAATAAAACACATATAGAGTATAGCTTAGCTGCTTGGATTTATTGTGACGGAAGCTATCTAGGGATTTACCAAGATAAACAAAATGTTTGTCAAGCTGTGATGTGTAGTTTGATTCATTGTTTCCATGCTTTCATGCCGATGGTCTTTTTTTTCTCACCCTCAGCAGAGGGTTTGTGTAATTGTATTTGTATCTTGAGCTAGCATTcagatttgtttttctttttgaaagTACTCctatttatttttacgccaaaATGGTACTCCTATTTATAAACCATGGGCTCAAACCAATTGGGACCGGACCAAGGCAGCCCACTCCAAACTGGCCGAACTTCTTCCTCCTAAGCCCAATTTATACCGAACCGTTTTCCTAGTGCGGGCCCAAAAACGAATACCATGAGCCCATGTTTACAACATTAGCAGGCTGGGAGCCCATGTTTGCCCAGACtgcttttagattttttttgttttcggtTTTATGTATTTGTTTGTCATCAACCATattatagtttttttttcaaaaaaaaccaACCATATTATAAAGTTTAACCATAGGTTGATTAAGGGTAAATTTTAGATCCATGAGCACTAAATTAtcagttagtggttccaaatagACCTGCTAATTATTAGCTAGAAGCTTGCTACCTATTAGTTCAATTTATTGGTTTGGAGTTCCTAATAGACGCTAAgaacatctccaagagtttctaGAACCCACTTTCCATCTTTTTTTGGCAAGATTGAAAAAACCCTCTCCGCAACAACTCTTTATCTCAATTACCAATCTTTCCACACTTGAAAAAAACAATCCAATCGTGCGTAAATATGCGTGCACATATCTAATCAGCTGGTTCAGAGGTGGAAGGACGTGGCGAAGAATAAAGGAGAATGGATACAATTTCTTGTGCAAAATATATATGAGAAAAAGAAATTACGTATGAAAGTGGCTGATATGATTTTATTTTCTAGCTTTTAGGAGCGATATATTGATAATGGTTAGAGAAAATTAGCAAATATGCTCCCTACTTTTTTTAAGGCTTGGAAAACTCATTGATTTaccttttttttgaaactattgAATATGCTTTATTAGTTTGTATAAACTCCAACTCACTATCCAACCGCTTTCCTTATTGATATGAATAGAGATTTTAGTGAAAAATGTCTTCAATTTCTAATTAAATATCTCCTATATTCTGAATTTTTCGCTAGTCAAATATGATAAATAGGATTACGTATCTAGAGTACACACAAGATATAATGAAATCGTTGGAGGGTGAAAAAAATATAGGAAGCAACTTTTATTCAAATAACTCTTTAATTAATGATTTAGATAGAATATTCAAAAAAATGATTTAGatagtatattttttttaaaaaaaaactcttaAAGATGAACTTAGCATGTGGATCCAATCGGGCTCTTGCTAAAAAGAAACTCTGTCGCTATATTGATCTCACCACGCAGCCCAAACCCATCGTCATCAACCAATCCACAACAGTGACAGCCAATCAACACACACAGTCCTCTAAGTCCTAGATAGGTAACACGCTGTCAAGAGTGAGCACTCAGCTGGATACGGGCTGTCAGCACTTGGGCGCGGCTTTCTGTCTACGGACAGAACCAGCTAATCGCACGGTCAAATTAACAAAGATAGATCAAACACCACCACGGGTACAAATGGCGGGGACCCAACCCGTCAGCAACAGCTAGACAGGCCGCCGGCCGGCCAGAGCCTCTCTCCCCCAACAGCCCCCGTGTTTTAAGCCAGACAATCAATCAAGCGCGCTAGCAGTGAACGATGCTGCGTCACGCAACACCAACGAAGCAGCTCACCAAACCGGCCACGAATTCGATCTCAAGCAAAAGGCTGGCGGCCACGGGCGGCGAATCACCGGAGAAATGCTAGATGGTTTCCAGCGAGACTCCTTCGTTTCCAAGGCTCCTCCTCCCCTCCCCTACCTGCACTACCTGCAGCCTCAGACCCGCGCTGCATATATATAACACCCCAAGCGATCTCGTCCCCTCCATATCCACGATCCGGCCAACACGCTGCCTCCACAGCTTCTTCCTCAGCTGCACTCGCAAGCAATCCGTCTCGTCGTTCCACTACCAAGAACTAACGAAGCAAATGGCGGCCACTCTGAAGCTCAGGATCCTCACCGTGGCCGCGGCGGCCGCCGTCATCGCCTCGTCCCTGGTCGGCACGGCCTCAGCGGCTGAGGGGCCGGCGCCCGCTCCGACGTCCGGCGCGTCCATGGCCGCGCCGGCTCTTGCCGCTGCGTCCTTCACCGCACTTGTCTTCGGCTACCTCTTCTAAACGTGCTTGACGATCGCGCATGCACACCGTGTTGTGCCAAATTGTTTGCCTGCTCAgattttctccttttttttctcgTGTTTTGGTGTGTATGGGTATGTAATTATGTGTTCATCTATTTTATCATGATTATGAATCTTGTAATTAGTGCATGGATATATGTATAGAGAGCTGCAGTTTGGTTATTTTTACACTGTTGAGAAATGCTAATTGGAGAACTCTTGGAATCAAGTATTGGAATTTTCACTAATCTCCTCTCTTTGTGGCAAAGGCAGCAGCTCGTATATAGAGCACTAGTTGGCATTGGCAACAAACGCCTCAGGAAATAAAGAACCTCTGCTAGTCAATACCAGCCGACAGCCTGCCATCCTGCAAGAAGGCACATTATCCACGACTATGCATctttatagtggtttaaacatCTGTACATgtttctttaattttttttatcaaaaaaCTTGCAGAATATCACTCTAATCAATTGAGTCGTCCTTTTAGTATCTCGCGACTTCAATTTGTTTCATCCGAAGGTTCACCAGATACATTTATCGCGTTCGATCCTGCAAGCATCGAAGACACCATGTGCAGACATCAATAATCGAGTGATTCCCATTGAATATAACTGGTACAATATAAGAGCAACAAGACCCTATCTTCGGTGTTACGGATCACCCATCACATAAGAAATTTTTTTATTCAATATGGCCGCTGCAGGACGTTCCACCCAATTTTTTTTATTCCAATGCATCTTATAAAAAAAGTCATTTTGGACAACGTTTAGATCAaacattgaaaatataaatcataaataacttttaattTGTTGGGTTTGGAACCgtgaaaccatatgaatagatttgtcttgaaaaatacttatatatatataggacgaGTGTTTTTTACTCGTACGAGTAGCTACTCGCACTTACGGGAGGGTAGGAGTCCTGCGGACGTTAACGGAAGGCTCCAGGGAGTGTTTAACGGGTCGGGTTGAAAGTATGTATATCAGAAAAAAATCCATTGACACATGTTGATTACTTCCATGAAAAACGGATCTAGCTTAAATTATTTGCTTGGGTTGGCATGCAATTAGTTACTATCTTTTTGAAATGTGTGCATTATAAATAGTAGTATGTGTATATATCTAATTTTTTGAAGTATGGTTGCATACTTTAATAAGGACAATGAGTATATATTAATATTAATTTGTATTGTTTTACGTGAATAATTATGTACACATACTTTAATAAGAAAAAATAAGTATATTTATAGACTTGTATTTGGGAGTATATCCATATACTTAGAGGAATATTTTAATGTTTATCTTTAGGGTATGTATTTTCGTCCGCATTTTTTAGGACTGCTGTATGAGCACTTGTTTCCTGAGAGTATGTGTACATACATGGATACTGTAGTAGTATGTACTATTATTTGGACCAAAATAGTATGAACAAATACAAAGAGAAaatgtgaacatataatataccACTTTAGAAAAATATAGAACAATGTAGAAGTGCCGCAATTATAATCTAAAAAAGTATCTAGTGGTACAAACATATCCCAGAAAGTATGAAGTGATAGCTCAGTGTAACAAAGAAAGTATCTGAGGATATTCAAATCTAAAAGTTATCAATTGATGTTTTGATCTCATCTAAAAAAGAGTATCAGATGATACTCTCATCTatctatagataaaagaaagaaGTAGCGTGATTACACTGATGCAGATCCTCTCCTGGACGATTGATGTACTATTCTTTGATCAGATTATAGTAAGAATATTGTTCCTAGTCATCCGAAAGGAAATAATCAAAGTTCGtactttatatatataagtatgtACACATACTTCATATTCTAAGTATATACAAATATTATATACTGTATGTACACATACTTCATACTCTGAGTATGTAGCCATACTACATAGCAAGTTCACTTCATCAGGTATTCCAATGCTAATTATCCACTTTGTTGGCTGCCATCAGTTCAGAAAACGTAGGTTTCGCAACCTGCATGAATTAACTTTATTAAATTGCATATGTTGCTTATTTGGAAATCTTCAGAACCTAGCTTTATTAGTATAATATCATACTTTCCTCCTTTGGTAGAAGAACAAATATATGTCTTCCAATTTAGATAGCAAGAATTGAGATTACTACAGTATGCAAATTTGGATTAGTATGTGAAAATTTTTCTCAGGGAACAAATTAGTATCCGTGATAACTAGGTTTAAGACAAGTATCAAAGCGATACAGAATAATGTAAATTGTATCAAGTGATACACTAATATGAAAAAGTATGTATAGATACGCTAATCCTGAAAAAGTACGTACCAATATGCTAATCAATTGCCCTAGATTCGCAAGCTACAGTAAACAAATGGATCATATCAGGAAAAATTAGAACGTACTGTCTCAACCAAACTTGATTCCATCGACGTTGTCTCAGCGGCAGTGCTGCCACACAAAGCATGCTTTTGGCTCGGCAACTACGCGACCCGGACCAAGCATGCTACTAGGACAGAGACGACGCATGCGGCCAGCACAAGGCACGGAACTGCTCGGCAGGGATGGAGCCGCCGGATGCCAGTTCCTTCAAGTGGATGCCATCAGGGGAGATGAGGAAGCCACCGCAGCTGCAGCCGGGAGAGGGAAGCCCCGCCGCCACAGCCCCTGGTGCGGCTCGTCGCCAGATCGAAGGGCATGGAGGAGGGGGCGCCGCCAGATCCATGGGGTGGGGGGAGGGTACACCATGGAATAGAGCAAGAAGAGAGCATTGCCGCTGGGTGGAAGCGCCGCCGTTGGTAAGAATCACCAACTTCGCCGCGGCCGAGGAGATCCGCCAGGGGAGAGGCCCTGCCACCGCCTTCGGCAGGGAAGGAGGCGTTGCGGCTAGATCCACAGGCGACGCTAGATCCTCGACGGTGGCGATGCTTGCATCTCCGGTGGGGACTGAAggtggagggagagggaggagaggaaTACGAGCTGCAGTGGAGGGAGGAGAGGAATATGAGTTGCGGCAGCATGGAGCGGGGACGGGCTCAAGTTCGAGCATTGTGGATGCCGTAAATGATGGTTGATTTTGTTATATACTTTGGATTAACGGGTTTGTTTATTTTCACCCACGAAAGTTTCTGTAAACACGAGCGACATCGATGGAACGCCGTCATTGCCGTTACATGCGTCTGCCTGCGGGATATTTCGCGTGCGTGTACTACCGAGTCGGAGTAGCTACACGTCGGTGTAGAAAGGAaatttcctatatatatatatatatatatactattttttgataaatatttttataaaactaAGAGTCAAAGTTAGACTTTAAAGACTGTGTAGTTGTcataaacgactttctttatggaTATAAAAagaatagtatttttgtttgtattttgtgCCAAGTATACTATCAAA
It encodes:
- the LOC8067480 gene encoding uncharacterized protein LOC8067480 → MVSSETPSFPRLLLPSPTCTTCSLRPALHIYNTPSDLVPSISTIRPTRCLHSFFLSCTRKQSVSSFHYQELTKQMAATLKLRILTVAAAAAVIASSLVGTASAAEGPAPAPTSGASMAAPALAAASFTALVFGYLF